Below is a window of Undibacterium sp. YM2 DNA.
TCGGTCTCGGTGACACCTGTGGTTTCTGGATAATGCCCGGTCGGGTCTTGCAAGTCAGCGACGATTTTGCCAGACTCATTAAAGGCCAGCACATGACCATAAGCTGGTGGCACTGGCCACAATATGTGCGGCAAGCGCAGGGTAATACTGCGCAACCAGGGTTTCTCTGCCATATTATCAATCGCCGCACCGCGTGGCTTGGCCAGCCCCAGCCAGATACGGCCATCGCGGCCACGCATGAGATTGTCAGGGTAACCAGGCAAATCACGGAGCAAGATGCTGGCCAGTTTTTTATCTGGTTTGTTTTTGATATGCAAGGCATCGGCAGTCACCGCTATTTTCCAGATACGGTATTCACCGGTTTCAGCAACGATGAGGCTTTGCTCATCAGCGCTAAGTGCGAGGCCATTGGCAAAACACAGGCCATCTGCGATCAGGCGGGTCTGTTTGGTCGCAGGGTCATATTCCAATACCCGCCCGGTCGCTGAATGTTCGAGGATGTCGAGTACGCTGGCATGGAAGGTGCCGCCAGATTCCTTGGCACCAAAGCGCTGGCTGGCATCCGTGAAATAAATCTTGCCGGATTTGGCAACGACAACGGCATCGGCATACAGGATGGGGCTGTCGCCTATCTTGTCAGTGAGGACAGTGATTTGCTTGTCAGGTGAAATCGAGAGTATGCCGCGAAAGGCATCTGCCGCAATCATATTGCCTGCAGCATCAAACATAAAGCCCAGCACCCTGCCCTCAGTATTGACCCAGACTTCACGCTGGCTGCCATCTGGCTGCATGCGCAAGATCGCACCGGAGGTGACGGCGGCATATAGTTTGCCGTCCGGGCCCATGGCGATATGCTCGGGGCCGGTTTCTTCGCCTATGTCTATGGTCTTCAGCGCTGCCAGTTTTTCATTGCGTGCGTGTGGTGGCGAGTAACCGGCAAAAGGCGTGGCCTGCCAGGCAACCGGATTGATAGGCACAGGTGCCAGCAAGAGATAGGCGGCCAGGATCACTATCAGGGCAATGACCAGCAATAACAGGCGTATGATCCATTTTTTCAACACTCATCTCCTCACATTTCCAGACCCTGCAAACGGATTTCCCGCAGGCAAATTCAGGCAAGCCTGTATTTTGCACTGCCTGAATATAATTTTGATATTTATTTTAAGAGATGTTGCGAGAAGACAAACAGCGTCCGTGCAAGTCTGTCAACCGTGACAACGCACGGCATCATAGGTACGCAACCAGGTCATCTGCAAAATCCGCGCATCATTGCTGGCCCGGTGGCGCGAAATATTCAAGTCTTCCTGTACCTGGTCCTTGGTGGCATGCCACAGGCTTTCCTGCTGTGGACTGATGATTTCGCGCAAATCGGCCAGGCGAAAATTCGGCACCCTGTCGGCAGCATCATATAAGAGCGCCATCCAGACATAATCCTGGGTCCAGCCATCGGTATATACCGTCATGCCAGCCAGTTCGGTATTCAGTTGCTCGGTCACCAGACTGGCTGACTTGCCTCTCTCCACGAGGATTTCGCGCGGAATGCGGTGTATGCGGGCTGCATGGATGTCCCAGTGATGCCAGTCAGACTCAGGCCTGATGAGGGTGCACCAGCCTTCGCCATGGCGGCGCGAGTAACCTACCTCGATAGGGTAGCTACCTTTGCCAAAGCCTGAGGCTTCGAAATCAATCACGATGGGCACGGTCATCATTGCAGATGCTCCATAGTCTGGGCTAAAACGGGCAAGGGACGATTGATGCCGGGCTGACATCTCTCCCGTCACTCCGGTCTGGGACGGAAGTACGGTTTCATTTTTCTACGAATACCAACGCCATGCAAGTTTTTGCACAAGATTTTGGCAGTTTGTCCGGCTATTTAAAGATATTTCATGAATATGTCGCAATTTATAGGCTGTCTTTAACAATACTCCTCCAATAACCTTGAACAATTCCGCCAGCCGCCTGTCCAACAGCTGAGTTCAACCGCGAATGTGCTGAGACGCTGCCAAATTACCAAAATACTGGTAAGCTCAGCGCCTTCTTTTGCTACCCGATTTTGCTACCTGATTAAAGGAACCCATGCGCTTCTTACGCTTATTACTTGTCACCCTGGGCTTTGTCTCTGCAACAGCGCTCGCCTCTCCAGCCGCCCCAAAAGAAGGTAGCGATTTCATTACCCTGAAAAACCCGCAAGCCACCCAGGCCACGGGCAAGAAAATTGAAATCATAGAATTTTTCATGTATCACTGCCCGGCCTGTAATGCGCTGGAACCAACCATCAATGCGTGGGTAAAAAAGCAGGGCGACAATATCGTTTTCCGCCGTATCCATTTGCCGCTGACTGGTGCCAAAGACCCGGAAGCACATCTGTTCCTGACACTGGAAGCCATGAACCTGGAAGCCAGCCTGCATGCCAAGGTACTGGCAAGCTGGCATGTGGAAAGAAACCGCCTGTCCAGCGACGATGACAATATTGCATGGGCTGTCAAGAATGGCATAGACAAGGCCAAGTTCGTGAGTTTTTATAATTCTTTCTCTGTCCTTGGCAAACTGCAAAGCCTGGGCAAGCTGGTTTCCAGCTACCAAGTCGATAGCACGCCGACCTTTGTAGTCGACGGCCGTTTCCTGACCAATCCTTCAATGGTAGGTGGCGCGAATAGCAATATTTCACGCGACCAGCTGGGCGCAGCGACCATGCAGGTACTCGAAGGCCTGATGGCGAAAAGCAAGAAATAAACCGCTACACCAAAACAAAAAAGCTCAGGACTAAAAATCCTGAGCTTTTTTGTTTTTTTGTTCTGGCTTTATTTATCCACGACCGTCTTGCCTATAGGCGCGATGGCAATTGCTGCCAGCTTCAGGTGTTGTATGCCAAACGGTATGCCTATGATGGTGACAAAGCAAAACAGGGCAGACATCAGATGGGCCAGGGCCAGCCAGATACCGGCAAAGATGAACCAGATGATATTGCCTATCATGCCCAGTGCCCCGGTACCTATATCCTCCTGCCCGCTGACATCGGCACGGTTGACGACTTCTTTACCAAAAGGCATGAAGCTCAACTGGCCTATGACAAAACAGGCCCTGCCCCAGGGTATGCCTATGATGCTGATAAACGCAATCAGGCCTGCAAACCACCATGCCAGGCCAGTAACAAAGCCACCCAGTATCAACCACAAAATATTGCCTAGTAAACTCATCGCTCGTTACTCCCTATTTTTTATCATTTGTTAGTCGTCAACATGTATCACTCATAGCGCAGGCAATCAACGGGTAATAGACGTGAAGCGCGCCGTGCCGGATAGAATCCAAAGAAGATGCCAACAAAGCTGGAAAAGCCGCAAGCCACTACCATGGCTTGCAAACCGATGACGACTTCGAGTTTGCCGGTAGAAGTAATCGCCGCCGCCCCCGCCATCGCCAGCAAAATGCCTATGATGCCGCCGACCAGACAAATCACCACAGCCTCGGTCAGGAACTGCAACAACACATCACGCGGCTTGGCACCTATCGCCATGCGTATGCCTATTTCGCGGGTACGTTCCGTTACTGACACCAGCATGATATTCATGATGCCTATGCCGCCCACGATGAGTGAGATAGCACCAATGGCACCCAGCATCGCAGCCAGCCCGGCACTGATCTTGGCACCAGTCTCGGCTATCGAGGCCAGGTTATCGATGCGGAAATCATCTTCCTGCCCAGACTTGATATGGTGGCGGTCACGCAACATGTCCTTGATGTCTTCTTCTGCGTCTTTCAACTGCTTGTCGCTCTTGCCCTGCACCACGACATAATGCACATTGCGCGGGAAAGGGCTGCGCATCAGCGTGGCTCGGGCAGAAGTAATCGGGATCAGCACCATCTCACCAAGATCACCCCCATCAAACATGCGCCCCTCCCCCTGCAAGACGCCAACCACTTGGAAGGGCACATTGTCTATGCGCACGAACTGGCCTATGGGGTTGTCCTTGTAAAAAAATTGATCAGCCAGCTTCTTGCCTATGATGACCATGCGTGCCGCACCACGGATGTCAGAATCACTGAATTCATTGCCCTGATCGACTTTCCAGTTACGCACCTTGAACATTTCTGGCGTGACACCGAGCACGGCATTATTGGAATTATCATTCCCCACCGTCAGTTGGAAAAAACCTTGCAAGGCAGGCGCGGCACCATTCAGGCTGCTTAAGTCATTCAGGGCCAATGCGTCTTCTACCGACAGCGAAGGCGCAGTACCGGTACGGGCGCGTACACCCTGGGTACGGTTCGCGCCTGGTGAAATAATCATCAGATTGCTGCCCAGTACTTCCAGCTCCTTGGCGATGAATTTTTTCGCGCTTTCGCCAACGGCCAGCATCATGACGACCGAGGTAATACCAATGATAATGCCCAGCATGGTCAAGGCCGTGCGCAAGCGGTTGGCATTCATGGAGCGGAATGCCTCTATAAAAACCTGGAGGAAATTCATTTGCTACCTCCCTGTGCTTCTGAGTATTCGGCATGCGAGGCTGCCAGTTGGCGTAAGCCTTCTGCTGCCGGACCATCGTATAAAACATGACCATCCTTGAGCCGTACCAGGCGTTTGCTATAGGCTGCAATATCCGGCTCATGCGTGACCAGCAAGATTGTGATACCACGGTCGGCATTCAATTGCTGTAGTGAACGCATGATGTCTTCACTGGTCTGGGTATCCAGGTTGCCGGTAGGTTCATCTGCCAGTATCAATGGCGGATCAGCGACCAGGGCGCGGGCAATCGCCACGCGCTGTTGCTGGCCGCCAGACAATTGATTCGGCAGGCGTTTGGCATACTCCTTGAGCCCCACTCTTTCGAGTTCCACCAGCGCCTTCTTGTGTGCCTTGTCACGCCCGACTCCAGCATAGATCAAAGGCAGGGCGACATTTTCTGCCACGCTCATGCGCTTGATGAGGTTGAAACTCTGGAATACAAAACCGATAGTGCGGTTGCGTATGGTTGCCAGTTCAGCACGCGACAGGCTCAGGGTATCAACCCCATTGAGCAGATAAGAACCGCTACTGGCCTGGTCAAGACAACCAAGTATATTCATCAGCGTGGATTTGCCGGAGCCGGACTGGCCCATGACGGCCAGAAAATCGCCGCGCGGCACCTGCACATCTATGCCATGCAAGACCTTGGTTTCTACGCCGCCAGAGAAATAACTCTTGGTCACCTGGCGTATCGCTATCAGGGTATCGCTCATCAGCGTGCCCCGGCTTTATCCAGTGCGCGGGTAATGACTTTGTCACCAGGTTTCAAATCACCGGAAATGACTTCGGTATATTTAAAATTCGACAAACCGATTTTGACATCGACAGTTTTGGCCTGATTCTTGTCATCGAGTTTGTAGAGTTTGAAGGTGCGGGTCAGGTCTTTTTTGGTACGGAAAGCCACGTCATCATCGACATCCGGTGCTGGCAGATTGGCACTGGCGGCAGTTGAGGCAGCAGCTGATCCGCTAGCATTTTTTTCCTTGTCCTTGAGTGCCTTGGCTTCTTTGGCCTGCTCTTCTTCGCTGGGCTTGTAACGCAGCGCAGCGGTAGGTATGCGCACCACGTTTTCACGGCTGCCAACGACCAGGCGCACCTGCGCTGTCATGCCGGGTTTCAGCAATTCATCCTTGTTATCGACATCCAGCACCACGTTATAGGTGACCACATTCTGCTGTACATTCGCCGCGAGGCGGAACTGGCGCAACTTGGCTTCAAATTCACGGTCAGGATAGGCATCAACGACAAAGCGCGCAGGCAGGCCGTCCTTGAGCAAGCCGACATCGGCTTCCGAGACACTGGTATCGATCTGCATCTTGGTCAGGTCACGCGCAATCTGGAACAGGTTGGGCGTCTGGAAAGACGCTGCTACAGTCTGCCCCATATCGATGGTACGCTTGATGATGACACCATCAATGGGCGAACGTATGACGCTGTTATTCAAGTCAGCCTTGACACGGTCAAGCTGGGCACGTGCCAGCTTGATATTGGCATCCGCCACTTCGACTTCGCGTTTGGCCTGGTCCATGGCGGTGCCAGAGATATAGTTTTGTGTGACCAGCTTCTGGTTACGTTCCAGCGTGGCTTGTGCCAGGCGCTTTGATGCCTCGGCAGATGCCAGGCTGGCTTCACTTTGCTTGATCTGGGCATTGAAAATGGTGGGGTCGAGCTTCAGCAAGACCTGACCTTGCTTGACGCGGTCATTGAAGTCGGCCTTCAGTTCCACCACGGTACCAGATACCTGCGAGCCGACATTGATCAACGCCACAGGATTGAGCGTGCCACTGGCCGTGACAGTCTGGGTGATATTGCCCTTGTCAGCGGCAGCAGTTTTGTACTTGGGTTCCTCTTCCTTGGCCTTGCTGTTTTGCTTTTGATAGTACATGGCGACAGCACCGCCAACCAGCAGTACGGCAAGGGCTACAAAAACGCGTTTCTTCGTGAACACAGGCATGGTAAGAGATTTCCCAGGTTGTTAGGTACTCAGCAATGAAGCAAAAAGAAGCCAGAAAGAAGCTAAAAACAGACCAATAATAAACTGATGATAATAGACTGATGATTACAGATTTCGTTCAATACGGCTAAACCAGGCGACACCCAGAGCCAGTGTGGCAACGGCAATAGGTGCAAATACCCAGATACCAAATTGCATGCCGACAAAGACGCAGGCGGCCCAGGAAAAACTGGTGGCAGCCTCAAGCAGATTAGCCATCAATTGCGTCTGCCCGCGCTTGTTGAACTGGGCGCGGCTGGCTGGCTTGGATTGCCACAGGTGGATCAGCGCCGAACTCAGCATTGCTGCCAGGGTACAGGCGATGACGGCCAGGCCCAGCAAATATTGTTGCAACAGCAGCCACAACAGCGCAGGCAAAATGAGCATCAATACCGGCAGGACTGCCGCCAGCAATTTGCTGCTAAGGATGAAACTGCCTTTGACTGGCGCTGCCTGCAACAGGTCAGGCGCATCTTCCGCAGCGATAATGATCCAGATCAGTGAACCGGCCAGCGAGGCTGCCAGGAACACCAGACCGGATGCGGCACCTGGTAATAGCGCTTTGGATTTGAAAATCAAAAAGAACAAGGGAGCGATATACAGTAATTGCAGCAAGACCTGGGAAATCAGGTTAGGGTCACGCGCTATCAGACGCCACTCCTTGAATATGATGGTACTGCGCAGACTGCGGCCAAAGTGGGTGGCATGCCCTGCCTTACCCTGCTCCTGCCCCTGAGGGACGGCTTTGCGGACTTGTCCAACGGCCTGTTGAACGCCTGTGATAAAAAACTTGTGAGTGGACTGTGCTGTCAGCCAGTAAATCAGGGCGCTGAAGAGCAAGAAACCTGCTATGGCACCTGGTGAGCCAAAGAAAGCCCTGGCAGGTATCCACACGATGCTGTCTGCATCCAGCATGCCACCGGGCTGGAACCAGGGCAGGATATGCTTCAGCACACCTTCACGCATGTCCTTGCCGAGGTTGCCGAATAACTGGGTGATAATAAACATGCCTGCACCAGTCAGGGCACCAAGGATTTGTGCTACCGTCTTGGTCTTGCGTACTCCCAGGCTCTTGACCAGCGCCAGAGTCAGCAACATCGACAGAGCTGCAGCCAGTACAGCCATGGCAAACAAGGCAGGATAAATACCCAGCCAGCGCCATTGACCCAAGATCAATCCTGTATTCGCCACTGGTGTCAGCAAGGCAAAGAACCAGATGCCTACAGAAAAGATAATGCCGGTCAGCCTGACCTTGAATATGGTCTTTGATGACAGCGGCGACGACAACAGCAAATCCAGGTCGCCACGCTCGAATAGCGCCCGCACACTGCGTGTCAAACCCAGCGACAGCATGAAACTGAAAATCACCAGCATGGCGAGGCCTGCGCCAATCAGCAAGGGTGCTGGCAGCGCATCTTGCAAGGCTGGCATCTTGCGCATGAGCAGCCAGACACCAAAGTGGGCAGACAGATACATGAAACCCAGGAAGCACATGCTAAATGCAGACATGCCACGCGCCGCCTTGCGGCCAGGCTTGTTTTCGCCCATATCGTAGTAAGCCAGACGACACTCGTGCGCCAGCAACCAGGCGGCACTGCCTGGTTTGAATTGCAAGACACGCGCCATTATGCGGGCTCCGTCAATTGCAAAAAGACTTCTTCCAGTGTGCCCGCAGTCTGGCTGGTCTGGTTGCGCAATTCTTCCAGCGTACCTTCAGCAATGAGCTTGCCGTTTTGTATGATGCCTATGCGCTCTGCCAGGCGTTCTGCCACGTCCAGAATGTGCGTCGTCAGGATAACGGTGCCACCCTGTTTGACATGGTTCAGCAAGACATCCTTGACCTGTCTGGCAGCAGCGGCGTCCAGACCCGTCAAAGGTTCATCGAGAATGATGAGCTCAGGCTGGTGTATCAAAGCACCGGCCAGCGCCAGCTTTTGCTTCATGCCGCGCGAGAAACCTTCGGTCAGTTCATCTGTGTGCTTCAATAAATCCAGCCATTCCAGCAATTCACGCGCCTTGGGTTCGGCGACTTCTGCCGGGACACCCCACAGGCCAGCGACAAATTCCAGGTACTCAAATGGCTTGAGCTTGTTGTACAGCATGGGGTCGTCAGGCAGGTAAGCGAGTTTGCTCTTGGCCAGTGCAGGGTCGGCAGCCAGTTCCTGTCCCAGTATATGGATGCTGCCAAAATCGGGGG
It encodes the following:
- a CDS encoding ABC transporter ATP-binding protein, which translates into the protein MTVNALELHKLCKNFGRPAVENLNLTVRRGELYALLGPNGAGKTTTLRMVAGLISPDFGSIHILGQELAADPALAKSKLAYLPDDPMLYNKLKPFEYLEFVAGLWGVPAEVAEPKARELLEWLDLLKHTDELTEGFSRGMKQKLALAGALIHQPELIILDEPLTGLDAAAARQVKDVLLNHVKQGGTVILTTHILDVAERLAERIGIIQNGKLIAEGTLEELRNQTSQTAGTLEEVFLQLTEPA
- a CDS encoding ABC transporter ATP-binding protein is translated as MSDTLIAIRQVTKSYFSGGVETKVLHGIDVQVPRGDFLAVMGQSGSGKSTLMNILGCLDQASSGSYLLNGVDTLSLSRAELATIRNRTIGFVFQSFNLIKRMSVAENVALPLIYAGVGRDKAHKKALVELERVGLKEYAKRLPNQLSGGQQQRVAIARALVADPPLILADEPTGNLDTQTSEDIMRSLQQLNADRGITILLVTHEPDIAAYSKRLVRLKDGHVLYDGPAAEGLRQLAASHAEYSEAQGGSK
- a CDS encoding SMP-30/gluconolactonase/LRE family protein, encoding MLKKWIIRLLLLVIALIVILAAYLLLAPVPINPVAWQATPFAGYSPPHARNEKLAALKTIDIGEETGPEHIAMGPDGKLYAAVTSGAILRMQPDGSQREVWVNTEGRVLGFMFDAAGNMIAADAFRGILSISPDKQITVLTDKIGDSPILYADAVVVAKSGKIYFTDASQRFGAKESGGTFHASVLDILEHSATGRVLEYDPATKQTRLIADGLCFANGLALSADEQSLIVAETGEYRIWKIAVTADALHIKNKPDKKLASILLRDLPGYPDNLMRGRDGRIWLGLAKPRGAAIDNMAEKPWLRSITLRLPHILWPVPPAYGHVLAFNESGKIVADLQDPTGHYPETTGVTETEDRLYIQSLHAHGIGWLPNHLVKK
- a CDS encoding YccF domain-containing protein, whose product is MSLLGNILWLILGGFVTGLAWWFAGLIAFISIIGIPWGRACFVIGQLSFMPFGKEVVNRADVSGQEDIGTGALGMIGNIIWFIFAGIWLALAHLMSALFCFVTIIGIPFGIQHLKLAAIAIAPIGKTVVDK
- a CDS encoding thiol:disulfide interchange protein DsbA/DsbL, with translation MRFLRLLLVTLGFVSATALASPAAPKEGSDFITLKNPQATQATGKKIEIIEFFMYHCPACNALEPTINAWVKKQGDNIVFRRIHLPLTGAKDPEAHLFLTLEAMNLEASLHAKVLASWHVERNRLSSDDDNIAWAVKNGIDKAKFVSFYNSFSVLGKLQSLGKLVSSYQVDSTPTFVVDGRFLTNPSMVGGANSNISRDQLGAATMQVLEGLMAKSKK
- a CDS encoding efflux RND transporter periplasmic adaptor subunit → MPVFTKKRVFVALAVLLVGGAVAMYYQKQNSKAKEEEPKYKTAAADKGNITQTVTASGTLNPVALINVGSQVSGTVVELKADFNDRVKQGQVLLKLDPTIFNAQIKQSEASLASAEASKRLAQATLERNQKLVTQNYISGTAMDQAKREVEVADANIKLARAQLDRVKADLNNSVIRSPIDGVIIKRTIDMGQTVAASFQTPNLFQIARDLTKMQIDTSVSEADVGLLKDGLPARFVVDAYPDREFEAKLRQFRLAANVQQNVVTYNVVLDVDNKDELLKPGMTAQVRLVVGSRENVVRIPTAALRYKPSEEEQAKEAKALKDKEKNASGSAAASTAASANLPAPDVDDDVAFRTKKDLTRTFKLYKLDDKNQAKTVDVKIGLSNFKYTEVISGDLKPGDKVITRALDKAGAR
- a CDS encoding ABC transporter permease; its protein translation is MNFLQVFIEAFRSMNANRLRTALTMLGIIIGITSVVMMLAVGESAKKFIAKELEVLGSNLMIISPGANRTQGVRARTGTAPSLSVEDALALNDLSSLNGAAPALQGFFQLTVGNDNSNNAVLGVTPEMFKVRNWKVDQGNEFSDSDIRGAARMVIIGKKLADQFFYKDNPIGQFVRIDNVPFQVVGVLQGEGRMFDGGDLGEMVLIPITSARATLMRSPFPRNVHYVVVQGKSDKQLKDAEEDIKDMLRDRHHIKSGQEDDFRIDNLASIAETGAKISAGLAAMLGAIGAISLIVGGIGIMNIMLVSVTERTREIGIRMAIGAKPRDVLLQFLTEAVVICLVGGIIGILLAMAGAAAITSTGKLEVVIGLQAMVVACGFSSFVGIFFGFYPARRASRLLPVDCLRYE